One stretch of Arachis hypogaea cultivar Tifrunner chromosome 20, arahy.Tifrunner.gnm2.J5K5, whole genome shotgun sequence DNA includes these proteins:
- the LOC140183179 gene encoding uncharacterized protein produces the protein MNMTNGEKGDTYMLKTFSKPGEGDPNFEAWDRCNNFLLSWINLSLSPEIAKSVMWISSAPDLWNDLKRRYSQGDVFRVGALKEEFYALKQGDLTVTSYFAMLKAIWEELENLRAIPSCVACVNGCSCGLRIVRDYASEEYVVKFLKGLNEQYSNVKSQIMLMKPLPKINTVLSMLTQQEQELNCDPSNNNIVTNSLEVQTSSGGGSFSGGSSICGGSFSGKGRGRGRNSGRGGNQKSYSRGYTSKFCSYCNRIGHLAETSYKKNGFPTHKKQRVANQLSTDEIVESSSAEIADSNDGIRARRSNYGR, from the exons ATGAATATGACAAATGGTGAGAAAGGGGATACTTACATGTTGAAG ACCTTCTCAAAACCAGGTGAAGGTGATCCTAATTTTGAAGCATGGGATAGGTGTAACAATTTTCTCCTCTCCTGGATCAACCTCTCTCTCAGCCCTGAAATCGCTAAGAGCGTGATGTGGATTAGCTCAGCTCCAGACTTGTGGAATGATTTAAAACGTCGTTACTCACAGGGAGATGTCTTTCGAGTTGGTGCGTTAAAAGAAGAATTTTATGCACTCAAACAAGGTGATCTTACTGTTACCTCTTACTTTGCTATGTTGAAAGCTATTTGGGAAGAATTAGAAAATTTACGTGCTATTCCTAGTTGTGTTGCTTGTGTTAATGGATGTTCATGTGGATTGCGAATTGTTCGAGACTATGCTTCTGAGGAATATGTTGTCAAATTCTTAAAAGGATTAAATGAGCAATATTCAAATGTTAAATCACAAATCATGTTAATGAAGCCATTACCTAAAATCAACACAGTACTATCTATGTTAACCCAACAAGAGCAAGAATTGAATTGTGACCCGTCAAATAACAACATAGTGACTAACTCTTTAGAGGTGCAAACCTCAAGTGGAGGCGGTTCATTTTCTGGAGGCAGTTCAATTTGTGGTGGTTCATTTTCTGGAAAAGGCAGAGGCCGTGGACGAAATTCAGGCAGAGGAGGAAATCAAAAATCTTATAGTCGAGGCTACACTTCAAAGTTTTGTAGCTACTGTAATCGAATTGGTCATTTAGCAGAGACATCCTATAAGAAAAATGGCTTTCCTACTCACAAAAAGCAGCGAGTGGCCAATCAACTTAGCACTGACGAGATAGTTGAGAGTTCTAGTGCTGAGATTGCTGATTCTAACGATGGTATCAGAGCGAGAAGATCAAACTATGGCAGATAA